In one Desulfoferula mesophila genomic region, the following are encoded:
- a CDS encoding potassium channel family protein has translation MDQTRFRLRIFLGVMLAVLVLGTVGFTLAEGLPLYDAVYFSIVTVTTVGYGDISPHTPLGKVLAIFLILGGVGTFMGVVANFTEMLISRREKAARELKLYMVEGIFFSELGSELLHLITRGDPQREELSGELRVKADWSPGDFSRLQERLVAYGYEVDPALVDLKEVRRLLAAKTGILLRLLENPAISEDDGFTDCLRAVFHLKDELYHRRNLVELPASDTAHLAGDLKRVYRQLVMRWLSYAGHLSRRHPYLFSLAVRLNPFDPQRDVVVRS, from the coding sequence ATGGACCAGACTCGTTTTCGTTTGCGCATATTCCTGGGAGTGATGTTGGCCGTGCTGGTTTTGGGCACGGTGGGCTTCACCCTGGCCGAGGGCCTGCCCCTGTACGACGCGGTGTATTTCAGCATCGTCACCGTGACCACCGTGGGCTACGGCGACATCAGCCCCCACACCCCCCTGGGCAAGGTGCTGGCCATCTTCCTGATCCTGGGCGGGGTGGGCACCTTCATGGGGGTGGTGGCCAACTTCACCGAGATGCTCATCAGCCGCCGGGAAAAGGCGGCCCGCGAGCTCAAGCTCTACATGGTGGAGGGCATCTTCTTCTCCGAGCTGGGTTCGGAGCTTTTGCACCTGATCACCCGGGGCGACCCCCAGCGGGAGGAGTTGTCCGGCGAGCTCAGGGTCAAGGCCGACTGGAGCCCCGGCGACTTCAGCCGCCTGCAAGAGCGCCTGGTGGCCTATGGCTATGAGGTGGACCCCGCCCTGGTGGACCTCAAGGAGGTGCGCCGGCTGCTGGCGGCCAAGACGGGCATTTTGTTGCGCCTTTTGGAAAACCCGGCCATCAGCGAGGACGACGGCTTCACCGACTGCCTGCGGGCGGTGTTTCACCTCAAGGACGAGCTGTACCACCGCCGCAACCTGGTTGAGCTGCCCGCCAGCGACACCGCCCACCTGGCCGGGGACCTCAAGCGGGTGTACCGCCAGTTGGTGATGCGCTGGCTCAGCTACGCCGGGCACCTCAGCCGCCGCCACCCCTATCTCTTCTCCCTGGCGGTGCGGCTCAATCCCTTTGACCCTCAGCGCGACGTGGTGGTCAGGTCTTAG
- a CDS encoding thioredoxin family protein — protein sequence MALLWLTPAPARAQDPTPAQGGVTWLSYDQAAQLARETPRPIMLFFSAPWCYLCKKMQRLVFSDPQLAGHLQKQAYAVLVDVTTEPRLGEIYEIKQVPTTIFLDPGGKPALRLTGYQNRADLTKALRFVSMGHHHRMSWEAFSGRP from the coding sequence TTGGCCTTGCTATGGCTGACGCCCGCCCCGGCCCGGGCCCAAGACCCGACCCCGGCCCAGGGCGGAGTGACCTGGCTGAGCTATGACCAGGCCGCCCAGCTGGCCCGCGAGACCCCCCGGCCCATCATGCTGTTTTTCTCGGCCCCCTGGTGTTACCTGTGCAAGAAGATGCAGCGCCTGGTCTTCAGCGATCCCCAGCTGGCCGGGCACCTGCAAAAGCAGGCCTACGCGGTGTTGGTGGACGTGACCACTGAGCCGCGCCTGGGGGAGATCTACGAGATCAAGCAAGTGCCCACCACCATTTTCCTGGACCCCGGCGGCAAGCCCGCCCTGCGCCTCACCGGTTATCAGAACCGCGCCGACCTTACCAAGGCCCTGAGGTTCGTGAGCATGGGCCACCACCACCGCATGAGCTGGGAGGCTTTCTCCGGCCGACCCTGA
- a CDS encoding thioredoxin family protein — MPRLTALVGLILLSLLVWTPVQAAEGGIHWLDYPAAAAAQKKQAKPMLIYFHLPYCYRCKEMKIRVYSQAAVIDKLNRDFIAAKVDADKDKATTKLFNSQYTPTYVFLNAAGKEVYRDKGVIGVERFLGLLDYISTQAYKKQSLDKFMKGH; from the coding sequence ATGCCACGCCTCACAGCCCTGGTGGGTCTCATCCTGCTGAGCCTTTTGGTCTGGACCCCGGTCCAGGCCGCTGAGGGCGGTATCCATTGGCTGGACTACCCGGCCGCCGCGGCCGCCCAGAAAAAGCAGGCCAAGCCCATGTTGATCTATTTTCATCTGCCCTATTGCTACCGTTGCAAGGAGATGAAGATAAGGGTCTACAGCCAGGCGGCGGTGATCGACAAGCTCAACCGTGACTTCATTGCCGCCAAGGTGGATGCGGACAAGGACAAAGCCACGACGAAGCTTTTCAACTCCCAATACACCCCCACCTATGTTTTTCTCAACGCAGCAGGCAAGGAGGTGTACCGCGACAAGGGGGTGATCGGCGTGGAGCGATTCCTCGGCCTTTTGGACTACATAAGCACCCAGGCCTATAAAAAGCAAAGCCTGGATAAGTTCATGAAAGGTCACTAG
- a CDS encoding OmpP1/FadL family transporter: MRRMLGAILTALLVLGAPLGAWATNGMNMIGTGAVSMGMGGADVAVPAGCTAIAGNPAQLATTCNQVVSVGGTFLNPQMEVTMPGQSGVDNEFQLFPLPFAGYAQRIGTSRWSWGVGIFAQGGMGVDFNNVKNFMGQDDSLYSEVAFLRLAPSVAYNVTDKLTMGITAFAGYATVDYNFFPNMVGGQKVSGLSSFTLAGRFGLNYQINDQWAVGATYTSESSMDLDDGDMRVNFGPAGDVTYQNAKMDNFTWPQQVEAGVSFRPTPKWLLAFDVSWVNWASAIQTVTVTASNPNAPVPPGYENLTVPFIMNWEDQWVFALGAQYEINDSWTVRAGYNYGQNPVPDDTLNPLFPAIVEHHITAGFTYTYHDWDFDFAFVHAFNNDQTNDGAPSPTNPFAGTEVSMYQDTASFMISYRF, from the coding sequence ATGAGAAGGATGCTGGGAGCTATTCTGACTGCTTTGCTGGTGCTCGGCGCCCCCCTGGGGGCCTGGGCCACCAACGGTATGAACATGATCGGCACCGGGGCGGTGTCCATGGGCATGGGCGGGGCCGACGTGGCCGTGCCCGCCGGCTGTACAGCCATTGCCGGCAACCCGGCTCAATTGGCCACCACCTGTAACCAGGTGGTCAGCGTGGGCGGGACGTTCCTGAATCCCCAGATGGAAGTGACCATGCCCGGCCAGAGCGGGGTGGACAACGAGTTCCAGTTGTTCCCCTTGCCCTTCGCCGGCTATGCCCAGCGCATCGGCACCAGCCGCTGGTCGTGGGGCGTGGGCATCTTCGCCCAGGGCGGCATGGGCGTGGACTTCAACAACGTCAAGAACTTCATGGGCCAGGACGACAGCCTCTATTCCGAGGTGGCCTTTTTGCGCCTGGCCCCCTCGGTGGCCTATAACGTCACCGACAAGCTGACCATGGGCATCACCGCCTTCGCGGGCTACGCCACCGTCGACTACAACTTTTTCCCCAACATGGTGGGCGGCCAGAAAGTCTCCGGCCTGTCCTCGTTCACCCTGGCGGGACGCTTCGGCCTCAACTACCAGATCAACGACCAGTGGGCCGTGGGCGCCACCTACACCAGCGAGAGCTCCATGGACCTGGACGACGGCGATATGCGGGTCAACTTCGGCCCCGCCGGCGACGTGACCTACCAGAACGCCAAGATGGACAACTTCACCTGGCCCCAGCAGGTGGAAGCGGGTGTCTCTTTCCGGCCCACCCCCAAGTGGCTGCTGGCCTTCGACGTAAGCTGGGTGAACTGGGCCTCGGCCATCCAGACCGTGACCGTGACCGCCTCCAACCCCAACGCGCCGGTGCCCCCCGGCTACGAGAACCTGACCGTGCCCTTTATCATGAACTGGGAGGACCAGTGGGTCTTCGCCCTGGGCGCCCAGTATGAGATCAACGATTCCTGGACCGTGCGGGCGGGCTACAACTACGGCCAGAACCCGGTGCCCGACGATACCCTGAACCCCCTGTTCCCGGCCATCGTGGAGCACCACATCACCGCAGGCTTCACCTACACCTACCACGACTGGGACTTCGACTTCGCCTTTGTGCACGCCTTTAACAACGACCAGACCAACGACGGCGCTCCCTCGCCGACCAACCCCTTCGCGGGCACCGAGGTGAGCATGTACCAGGACACGGCCAGTTTCATGATCAGCTATCGTTTCTAA
- a CDS encoding DsrE/DsrF/DrsH-like family protein, giving the protein MDEQFTTALKKNSKAAIIASKGTLDMAYPPLILASTCAALDIECQVFFTFYGLDILRKGKNAHLGVPPVGNPAMPVPVPNIIGMLPGMTAMATKMMNGWMGKVGVPTIPELLDTCVESDVKIIACQMTMDVMGIKREELIDDIELGGAATFLNYATGCNITLLV; this is encoded by the coding sequence GTGGACGAGCAGTTCACCACCGCGCTCAAGAAAAACTCCAAGGCGGCCATCATCGCTTCCAAGGGCACCCTGGACATGGCCTATCCACCCTTGATCCTGGCCTCCACCTGCGCGGCGTTGGATATCGAATGCCAGGTGTTTTTCACCTTCTACGGCCTGGACATCCTGCGCAAGGGCAAAAACGCCCATTTGGGCGTGCCCCCGGTGGGCAACCCGGCCATGCCGGTGCCGGTGCCCAACATCATCGGCATGCTGCCGGGCATGACCGCCATGGCCACCAAGATGATGAACGGCTGGATGGGCAAGGTGGGCGTGCCCACCATCCCCGAGCTGTTGGACACCTGCGTGGAGAGCGACGTCAAGATCATCGCCTGCCAGATGACCATGGACGTCATGGGCATCAAGCGCGAGGAGCTCATCGATGACATCGAGCTGGGCGGCGCGGCCACTTTCTTGAACTACGCCACCGGCTGCAACATCACTCTACTAGTCTAG
- a CDS encoding ArsR/SmtB family transcription factor → MDQMFLEEAAEMLKVMGHPLRIKIAQCLEPGALNVGEISQAIGAAQAATSQHLKAMRVRGLLEARREGACVYYHIARPEVYKIIHCIREGAQPASGNPEGAGPV, encoded by the coding sequence ATGGACCAGATGTTCCTGGAGGAGGCGGCGGAGATGCTCAAGGTAATGGGGCATCCCCTGCGCATCAAGATTGCTCAATGCCTGGAGCCGGGAGCCTTGAACGTGGGAGAGATAAGCCAAGCCATCGGCGCGGCCCAAGCGGCCACCAGCCAGCACCTCAAGGCCATGCGGGTGCGGGGCCTTTTGGAGGCTCGGCGCGAGGGGGCCTGCGTCTACTACCACATCGCCCGTCCCGAGGTTTACAAGATTATTCATTGCATCCGGGAGGGCGCCCAGCCCGCCTCCGGAAACCCAGAGGGGGCCGGCCCCGTTTAG
- a CDS encoding DsbA family oxidoreductase, giving the protein MSDAPLTLEVFSDYIUPWCYFCTVRIEKLAAEENLTLKWIAFPLHPETPPQGSTLEQLFAGRGMDIPAMLERLKAAAAQEGLPWGMRTMTFNSRRAQELGKWAEEQGKGEAFHDAMFRAYFAEGKNIYDLAVLSQEAAKVGLEPDEALEAVESGRYAPAVDKDWAYSRQVGISAVPSFLAGGRLVVGAQPYAQLKKLVDAARGGGHLL; this is encoded by the coding sequence ATGTCCGACGCCCCCCTGACCCTCGAGGTCTTCAGCGACTACATCTGACCCTGGTGCTATTTCTGTACCGTGCGTATAGAAAAGCTGGCGGCCGAGGAAAACCTGACCCTCAAGTGGATCGCCTTTCCCCTGCACCCGGAGACCCCGCCCCAGGGCAGCACCCTGGAGCAGCTCTTCGCGGGCCGGGGCATGGACATCCCGGCCATGCTGGAGCGCCTGAAGGCCGCGGCGGCCCAAGAGGGTCTGCCCTGGGGCATGCGCACCATGACCTTCAACAGCCGCCGGGCCCAGGAGCTGGGCAAGTGGGCCGAGGAGCAGGGCAAGGGCGAGGCCTTCCACGACGCCATGTTCCGCGCCTATTTTGCCGAGGGCAAGAATATCTACGATCTTGCGGTGTTGTCCCAAGAGGCCGCCAAGGTGGGCCTGGAGCCGGATGAGGCCCTGGAGGCGGTGGAGTCGGGCCGCTACGCCCCGGCGGTGGATAAGGATTGGGCCTACAGCCGCCAGGTGGGCATCAGCGCGGTGCCCAGCTTCCTGGCCGGGGGCCGGCTGGTGGTGGGGGCCCAGCCCTATGCCCAGCTTAAAAAACTGGTGGACGCCGCCCGCGGGGGCGGCCACTTGCTCTGA